Proteins encoded within one genomic window of Panacibacter microcysteis:
- a CDS encoding TerC family protein yields the protein MEHLFTSESLISFFVLVILEVVLGIDNVIFVSIIMNRLKDAKQQKKARRTWMITGIISRSLLLLALGWLLSQKGKAVFTIYGKGFDLASIVMLIGGLFLIYKSVKEIHGKLEGEDPNMDVKNKPGLSFGQAVVQIMIIDAVFSFDSIITAGGTAQHVEIMIAAVVLAMVVMFLFSPKIAGFIHKHPTLKMLALSFLVMIGLSLIIEGWDSEKAHELHLKNYIYFGMAFSFAVELLNMTMRKRIERKRVVTLNEPRLDEHANDNNYSDMAR from the coding sequence ATGGAACATTTATTTACAAGCGAAAGTTTAATCAGTTTTTTTGTATTGGTCATTCTCGAAGTTGTGCTGGGTATTGATAATGTAATTTTTGTAAGCATTATCATGAACCGCCTTAAAGATGCGAAGCAGCAAAAAAAAGCACGACGCACATGGATGATAACCGGCATAATTTCCCGCAGTTTACTTTTGCTTGCGCTGGGTTGGTTGTTGAGCCAAAAAGGTAAAGCGGTGTTTACAATTTATGGCAAAGGTTTCGACCTGGCAAGTATTGTAATGCTTATTGGTGGCTTGTTCCTGATCTATAAATCTGTAAAAGAAATTCACGGAAAGCTGGAAGGAGAAGATCCGAATATGGATGTAAAGAACAAGCCGGGCTTGTCTTTTGGGCAGGCAGTGGTGCAGATCATGATTATAGATGCAGTGTTTTCTTTTGACAGTATCATTACAGCCGGCGGCACGGCGCAGCACGTGGAAATAATGATTGCGGCCGTGGTACTTGCCATGGTCGTAATGTTTTTGTTCAGTCCTAAAATTGCAGGTTTTATCCATAAACACCCCACACTCAAAATGCTGGCGCTGTCATTTCTCGTAATGATTGGTCTAAGTCTTATCATAGAAGGGTGGGATTCTGAAAAAGCGCATGAACTACACCTCAAGAACTACATCTATTTTGGTATGGCCTTTTCATTTGCCGTGGAATTGCTGAATATGACCATGAGAAAAAGAATAGAAAGAAAACGCGTTGTTACATTGAATGAACCAAGGCTGGACGAACATGCGAATGACAACAATTATTCTGACATGGCCCGGTAG